Proteins from one Bactrocera neohumeralis isolate Rockhampton chromosome 3, APGP_CSIRO_Bneo_wtdbg2-racon-allhic-juicebox.fasta_v2, whole genome shotgun sequence genomic window:
- the LOC126753448 gene encoding uncharacterized protein LOC126753448: MGNSNSRSDSGSDGPNGGSGGAKEKPPKSTQTIPIGDGNSIVNNNAMLKAERSMSRSASGADVTEKYLTQLVPIEKLSEILKEKSAKHGVNGIVSDVFVSQVFPQYADLGKRLFRLMHLASKARTAYLGTVAFRQQCERFLGIMDDEKILECYIKMYAEEDNPDFITKEGVTRLLFICYTIAMQHSGNAVLCPAINRTFGSVTKSIFFSHDSLSVGFVCRWFEQNLIRLVLLVHKYCLHTLSTSYRGLEQQTQSCGIELQTPVLEQRNPFPDAGSKDAGVSTFESLMPLSQAWLLAGGLPPLFSKPQTIQSPNSNKSSAAQIFKEKLSMMPSHWTLLYDSNEHGLGANRFLHHVLGYRGPTLVLIHTKDDQTYCIAAPNEWKETHLYTGGEGSCIIQLFPKFVILEKKPNILYLNTSIRGYPKGLRAGSDPRKPVIAVDEHFENVDCKGLAAVLTAIEVWGCGDKASRDVQLDIKKWQIKEAERQRTVKLTAADWMDHPDRYLLELGGRTNYNN; encoded by the exons ATGGGAAATTCAAACTCCAGGAGTGACTCCGGAAGCGATGGGCCGAATGGAGGGTCAGGTGGTGCTAAGGAAAAACCACCCAAATCCACGCAAACTATTCCTATAGGTGATGGAAATTCAATTGTTAATAATAATGCTATGTTAAAGGCAGAGCGATCCATGAGTAGATCTGCATCAGGTGCGGATGTTACGGAAAAGTACTTAACTCAGCTCGTGCCAATAGAAAAGTTATCtgaaattcttaaagaaaagtCTGCCAAGCACGGAGTCAATGGCATTGTTTCAGACGTGTTTGtg TCACAAGTTTTTCCTCAATATGCTGATTTAGGCAAAAGATTATTTCGCCTAATGCATTTAGCATCGAAAGCTAGAACTGCTTATTTAGGTACAGTGGCATTCCGTCAGCAATGCGAACGGTTTCTTGGTATAATggatgatgaaaaaatattagagtgttatataaaaatgtacgcGGAGGAAGACAATCCAGACTTCATTACAAAGGAGGGTGTTACACGCTTACTTTTCATTTGCTACACAATAGCTATGCAACATTCGGGCAACGCAGTTCTCTGTCCAGCA attaaCCGTACATTTGGTTCGGTGactaaatcaatattttttagccACGACAGCCTTAGTGTCGGTTTTGTTTGTCGATGGTTTGAACAGAACCTTATTCGTTTAGTATTGTTGGTGCACAAATACTGTTTACACACATTATCAACTTCATATAGAGGTCTCGAACAACAAACTCAATCATGCGGAATAGAACTTCAAACACCAGTTTTAGAACAACGAAATCCATTCCCGGATGCAGGTAGTAAGGATGCTGGTGTCTCGACCTTTGAATCTTTAATGCCGTTATCTCAGGCATGGTTATTGGCTGGAGGACTACCTCCCCTTTTTTCTAAGCCACAAACGATACAATCACCAAATTCCAATAAATCATCTGCAGCTCAAATCTTTAAGGAGAAACTTTCTATGATGCCCTCGCATTGGACTTTACTGTATGACTCAAATGAACATGGTTTAGGCGCTAATCGCTTTTTGCATCACGTGCTTGGTTATCGCGGCCCAACGCTTGTGTTGATACATACCAAGGACGATCAGACGTATTGCATCGCTGCGCCAAATGAATGGAAAGAAACTCATTTATATACAGGAGGCGAAGGCAGTTGTATAATTCAACTTTTTCCAAA atttgtgatattggaaaaaaagcccaacattttatacttaaataccAGCATACGTGGCTATCCAAAGGGGCTTCGTGCTGGTTCAGATCCACGTAAACCTGTTATCGCTGTGGACGAACACTTCGAAAATGTGGATTGCAAAGGATTAGCTGCTGTGCTAACTGCTATTGAG GTATGGGGCTGTGGTGACAAGGCATCACGTGATGTGCAATTGGATATTAAGAAATGGCAAATCAAGGAAGCTGAACGGCAACGGACTGTAAAATTAACTGCAGCTGATTGGATGGATCATCCTGATCGCTACCTATTAGAGCTAGGCGGTCGCACAAATTACAACAATTGA